A genomic segment from Daphnia pulex isolate KAP4 chromosome 5, ASM2113471v1 encodes:
- the LOC124194896 gene encoding uncharacterized protein LOC124194896 isoform X1: MGDNYEWELSKENIQPLKHGRNIGSLLTALTVGEDHAKHQRNEQRKAMELDIMAYDGSDPLELWSRYIQWVEENYPQGGKESDLQMVLEQCLEKLRDSTQYQSDPRLLEIYLRYLDLTENNAEWYNQLYGAGYFHKLASFYIHWAETLEACSNFKEGTRIYMLGLQNKAEPLIKLEENFKHYQARVASALFKTMTNPVPLDENNEPSRNAFGELETESKAPSIRSGTTVRKFQNNRLLPPASTVSKGNNKPIFILDDENNPGGGTQSTLISSKVALPIQSVMKAENSLKPTKWTEAQSVVNEVVPAIPAQPSFQVHVDDDIPLPSSQRKATDGFSGALKDKSAAPTKLNPQTLFERENPKVKLMCDLNKITVGHREFSFEEIRRQCYERSGRYPTVAAAQTETPVTPISSAALLNVRSKEKSLKNRTPSDVSAITPKAKTPKIVAPPPPLKPNEKWHCDIEALYPGGRELSFEQLRAQYYAARAVPSKPTVTQSPVPEAPPVEVQISALALSEQNPALPSDPIPILPCEPKKDAPTTREISVQTDLFGLDFDIQLVPRRRVASPPCKVPSPRPVEQNSPTGGSGSSPTVNTKQALSSVKSWFNASVLLPEPKTEPKPARKSLFSIFKDPSMVDVPDESAPVSKSSLPKPFAVFTEPEEAAIQPKRFTIMDENAPFDQENVVSHAPSVPKVRKPLSAIVSIMPTCQENPIPEEDNFKENVPPASHVQEPVVKRQLSGILVPSIDIPCDPAGLVEEDMNTEEEEEPGAVVQPPHPSSGVSRALFAGDEDEQTRHYCVQLNDDVDFTVPSAMAFANNLRIQSTPLLTSRQQQPLAAVEEATFNLPRGRALQASAESTGIAVSVAAPAASSRTLRGLSPIDERSREYYSSSGSSAGTTGLAHQSRLSVGRSLHCTDVARIYPPHFDPFDMDHRNTQLTQLAIPLHERNGFYPVSGRLPWLRSNSSVQLGGNQYVIKQQIGQGAYAKIYEANEEGQRLVLKVQDSDGIWEYYITSELQRRLADSPTVIYFHLLNYFPCNYIFKILLQSGSVMTVNCGYFYDSGSILVNQYLPHGTLLDLINSYKLKNTSMPESLVYHFSLQLLSIVSDMHECGILHADIKPDNILLQSPLTSILHSSENWTAEEVLAQDKRTLKLIDFGRSIDLALYSDRTAFMHVFQDDKCPEMRDGKPWSYQLDYYGLATSIYTMLMGVHCKIIYSEAQWKVPTLKRGHNSVWRDLTTTLLNASAGSTLDLEQFRHALATQLVSSIKPREFNDKMRELERYLVHK, translated from the exons ATGGGAGACAATTACGAATGGGAACTCAGCAAAGAAAACATTCAGCCATTAAAGCATGGAAGAAATATCGGCAGCTTGTTGACAGCCCTAACCGTCGGTGAAGATCATGCCAAGCATCAACGAAATGAACAGCGAAA GGCTATGGAACTTGACATCATGGCTTATGATGGCTCAGATCCACTTGAACTGTGGAGCCGATACATCCAGTGGGTGGAAGAAAATTATCCACAGGGTGGCAAGGAGAGTGATTTGCAGATGGTGCTGGAACAGTGCCTTGAAAAGCTGAGAGACTCAACTCAATACCAGTCTGATCCTCGCTTACTCGAGATATATCTACGCTACTTGGATCTGACTGAGAACAATGCAGAATGGTACAACCAACTCTATGGTGCTGGCTATTTTCACAAATTGGCCAGTTTTTATATTCATTGGGCTGAGACATTGGAGGCTTGTTCCAATTTTAAAGAAGGGACCCGAATCTACATGCTAGGTCTGCAAAATAAAGCAGAGCCTCTTATCAAACtggaagaaaattttaaacattatcAA GCTCGAGTGGCCAGTGCCCTTTTCAAAACAATGACCAACCCTGTTCCCTTGGACGAGAACAATGAGCCAAGCCGTAACGCCTTCGGGGAATTGGAGACGGAAAGCAAAGCCCCAAGCATTCGTTCAGGAACAACTGTAcggaaatttcaaaacaatcgTCTTTTACCACCAGCATCGACTGTTTCCAAAGGAAACAACAAGCCCATCTTTATTTTAGACGACGAAAACAATCCTGGTGGTGGGACTCAATCAACGCTCATCAGTTCCAAAGTAGCTCTCCCCATTCAGTCGGTGATGAAGGCGGAAAATTCGCTCAAACCAACCAAATGGACTGAAGCCCAGTCGGTAGTCAACGAAGTTGTTCCGGCTATTCCCGCTCAACCCAGCTTTCAG GTTCATGTGGATGATGACATTCCATTGCCGTCTAGTCAGCGCAAAGCGACCGACGGTTTCAGTGGAGCGCTAAAGGACAAGTCGGCCGCGCCAACCAAATTGAACCCTCAGACGCTGTTTGAGCGTGAAAACCCCAAAGTCAAATTGATGTGCGATCTCAATAAGATCACGGTAGGCCACCGGGAATTCAGTTTTGAAGAGATTCGACGTCAGTGCTACGAGCGCTCCGGCCGTTATCCCACTGTAGCTGCAGCCCAAACGGAAACGCCAGTCACCCCAATCTCTTCCGCCGCGCTCCTGAACGTCCGGTCCAAAGAAAAGAGCTTGAAGAATCGAACACCATCCGATGTTTCTGCCATCACCCCAAAAGCTAAAACTCCCAAAATTGTtgcaccaccaccgccgctcAAACCCAACGAAAAATGGCATTGCGACATTGAGGCGTTGTACCCGGGGGGTCGGGAGTTGAGCTTTGAACAGTTGCGCGCTCAATATTACGCAGCCAGAGCAGTCCCTTCTAAACCGACTGTTACTCAATCGCCCGTACCAGAAGCCCCTCCAGTTGAAGTGCAAATCTCCGCATTGGCTTTGTCGGAGCAGAATCCTGCATTGCCATCTGATCCTATTCCTATTCTACCTTGTGAACCGAAGAAAGATGCACCTACTACACGCGAAATTTCGGTTCAAACTGATTTGTTTGGATTGGATTTTGATATCCAGTTGGTACCCCGTCGAAGAGTGGCTAGTCCACCCTGCAAGGTACCCTCACCTCGTCCAGTGGAACAAAACAGCCCAACTGGTGGGAGCGGATCCTCTCCAACTGTCAACACTAAACAAGCTCTTTCAAGTGTCAAGAGTTGGTTCAACGCCAGCGTTCTCCTGCCAGAACCGAAAACTGAGCCCAAACCGGCCAGAAAGtccctattttctattttcaaagaTCCTTCGATGGTTGACGTCCCCGACGAAAGTGCTCCCGTCTCCAAATCTTCATTGCCGAAACCATTTGCCGTGTTCACCGAACCGGAGGAAGCGGCCATTCAACCCAAACGCTTCACCATTATGGATGAGAACGCTCCATTCGACCAAGAGAACGTCGTTTCTCACGCCCCGTCAGTGCCAAAGGTTCGCAAACCGCTGTCTGCCATTGTTTCCATCATGCCAACCTGTCAAGAGAATCCGATTCCGGAAGAGGACAATTTCAAAGAGAATGTCCCGCCTGCCTCTCACGTCCAGGAGCCTGTCGTCAAGAGACAACTGAGTGGCATCTTGGTCCCTTCTATCGACATCCCATGTGATCCTGCCGGTCTGGTGGAAGAAGACATGAACacggaagaggaggaggagccagGAGCCGTAGTCCAACCTCCTCATCCCTCGTCTGGTGTCAGTCGAGCTCTTTTTGCCGGAGACGAGGATGAACAGACACGCCATTATTGCGTCCAGTTAAATGACGATGTCGATTTCACCGTTCCTTCCGCCATGGCTTTTGCCAATAACCTTCGCATCCAGAGCACTCCGCTTCTGACTTCTCGACAGCAGCAACCTCTGGCAGCCGTAGAAGAAGCCACTTTTAATTTGCCTCGAGGTCGAGCACTTCAGGCCAGCGCGGAATCTACTGGCATCGCAGTTTCAGTCGCTGCTCCGGCCGCTTCGTCTAGGACTTTGAGGGGATTGAGTCCCATCGATGAAAGATCTCGAGAATATTATTCCTCCTCCGGCAGCAGTGCTGGAACCACTGGATTGGCTCATCAAAGTCGCTTGAGTGTCGGCCGCAGCCTTCACTGTACCGATGTTGCCCGCATCTATCCGCCGCATTTCGATCCTTTTGATATGGATCACCGCAACACTCAACTCACTCAACTGGCCATCCCACTTCACGAACGCAACGGGTTCTACCCCGTCAGCGGTCGGTTGCCGTGGTTGCGGAGCAATTCGAGCGTCCAGCTTGGCGGGAATCAGTACGTCATCAAGCAGCAAATAGGCCAAGGTGCTTATGCCAAAATCTACGAAGCCAACGAGGAAGGCCAGCGTCTTGTCCTCAAAGTCCAAGATTCCGACGGCATTTGGGAGTATTACATCACATCTGAATTACAGCGTCGATTGGCCGACTCACCAACCGtaatttatttccatttacttaattattttccctgtaattacatttttaaaatcttattGCAGTCCGGCTCGGTGATGACGGTTAATTGCGGATATTTTTACGACAGCGGTAGTATTCTGGTCAACCAATACCTTCCCCATGGAACCTTGTTGGATCTCATTAATAGCTACAAATTAAAg aaCACAAGTATGCCGGAATCGCTCGTGTATCACTTTAGTTTGCAGTTGCTCTCTATTGTGAGTGATATGCACGAGTGTGGCATTCTGCATGCCGACATCAAGCCGGATAATATTTTACTGCAGAGTCCTTTGACGTCCATCCTTCACTCATCCGAGAATTGGACTGCCGAGGAAGTTTTAGCTCAAGATAAACGCACCCTGAAGCTCATCGATTTCGGTCGTAGCATCGATCTGGCTCTGTATTCCGACAGGACCGCTTTCATGCACGTCTTTCAAGATGACAAATGCCCAGAAATGAGGGACGGCAAGCCGTGGAGTTACCAG ttgGACTATTATGGATTGGCCACCTCTATTTACACGATGCTGATGGGAGTCCACTGCAAAATAATTTACTCAGAAGCTCAGTGGAAAGTGCCCACCTTGAAACg TGGACATAATAGCGTTTGGCGCGATTTAACCACAACTTTGCTCAATGCCTCAGCGGGCTCAACCCTGGACTTGGAACAGTTCCGACACGCTCTGGCCACTCAATTGGTGTCTTCCATCAAGCCTCGCGAATTCAACGACAAGATGCGTGAACTCGAGCGCTATCTCGTccataaataa
- the LOC124194896 gene encoding uncharacterized protein LOC124194896 isoform X2 produces MGDNYEWELSKENIQPLKHGRNIGSLLTALTVGEDHAKHQRNEQRKAMELDIMAYDGSDPLELWSRYIQWVEENYPQGGKESDLQMVLEQCLEKLRDSTQYQSDPRLLEIYLRYLDLTENNAEWYNQLYGAGYFHKLASFYIHWAETLEACSNFKEGTRIYMLGLQNKAEPLIKLEENFKHYQARVASALFKTMTNPVPLDENNEPSRNAFGELETESKAPSIRSGTTVRKFQNNRLLPPASTVSKGNNKPIFILDDENNPGGGTQSTLISSKVALPIQSVMKAENSLKPTKWTEAQSVVNEVVPAIPAQPSFQVHVDDDIPLPSSQRKATDGFSGALKDKSAAPTKLNPQTLFERENPKVKLMCDLNKITVGHREFSFEEIRRQCYERSGRYPTVAAAQTETPVTPISSAALLNVRSKEKSLKNRTPSDVSAITPKAKTPKIVAPPPPLKPNEKWHCDIEALYPGGRELSFEQLRAQYYAARAVPSKPTVTQSPVPEAPPVEVQISALALSEQNPALPSDPIPILPCEPKKDAPTTREISVQTDLFGLDFDIQLVPRRRVASPPCKVPSPRPVEQNSPTGGSGSSPTVNTKQALSSVKSWFNASVLLPEPKTEPKPARKSLFSIFKDPSMVDVPDESAPVSKSSLPKPFAVFTEPEEAAIQPKRFTIMDENAPFDQENVVSHAPSVPKVRKPLSAIVSIMPTCQENPIPEEDNFKENVPPASHVQEPVVKRQLSGILVPSIDIPCDPAGLVEEDMNTEEEEEPGAVVQPPHPSSGVSRALFAGDEDEQTRHYCVQLNDDVDFTVPSAMAFANNLRIQSTPLLTSRQQQPLAAVEEATFNLPRGRALQASAESTGIAVSVAAPAASSRTLRGLSPIDERSREYYSSSGSSAGTTGLAHQSRLSVGRSLHCTDVARIYPPHFDPFDMDHRNTQLTQLAIPLHERNGFYPVSGRLPWLRSNSSVQLGGNQYVIKQQIGQGAYAKIYEANEEGQRLVLKVQDSDGIWEYYITSELQRRLADSPTSGSVMTVNCGYFYDSGSILVNQYLPHGTLLDLINSYKLKNTSMPESLVYHFSLQLLSIVSDMHECGILHADIKPDNILLQSPLTSILHSSENWTAEEVLAQDKRTLKLIDFGRSIDLALYSDRTAFMHVFQDDKCPEMRDGKPWSYQLDYYGLATSIYTMLMGVHCKIIYSEAQWKVPTLKRGHNSVWRDLTTTLLNASAGSTLDLEQFRHALATQLVSSIKPREFNDKMRELERYLVHK; encoded by the exons ATGGGAGACAATTACGAATGGGAACTCAGCAAAGAAAACATTCAGCCATTAAAGCATGGAAGAAATATCGGCAGCTTGTTGACAGCCCTAACCGTCGGTGAAGATCATGCCAAGCATCAACGAAATGAACAGCGAAA GGCTATGGAACTTGACATCATGGCTTATGATGGCTCAGATCCACTTGAACTGTGGAGCCGATACATCCAGTGGGTGGAAGAAAATTATCCACAGGGTGGCAAGGAGAGTGATTTGCAGATGGTGCTGGAACAGTGCCTTGAAAAGCTGAGAGACTCAACTCAATACCAGTCTGATCCTCGCTTACTCGAGATATATCTACGCTACTTGGATCTGACTGAGAACAATGCAGAATGGTACAACCAACTCTATGGTGCTGGCTATTTTCACAAATTGGCCAGTTTTTATATTCATTGGGCTGAGACATTGGAGGCTTGTTCCAATTTTAAAGAAGGGACCCGAATCTACATGCTAGGTCTGCAAAATAAAGCAGAGCCTCTTATCAAACtggaagaaaattttaaacattatcAA GCTCGAGTGGCCAGTGCCCTTTTCAAAACAATGACCAACCCTGTTCCCTTGGACGAGAACAATGAGCCAAGCCGTAACGCCTTCGGGGAATTGGAGACGGAAAGCAAAGCCCCAAGCATTCGTTCAGGAACAACTGTAcggaaatttcaaaacaatcgTCTTTTACCACCAGCATCGACTGTTTCCAAAGGAAACAACAAGCCCATCTTTATTTTAGACGACGAAAACAATCCTGGTGGTGGGACTCAATCAACGCTCATCAGTTCCAAAGTAGCTCTCCCCATTCAGTCGGTGATGAAGGCGGAAAATTCGCTCAAACCAACCAAATGGACTGAAGCCCAGTCGGTAGTCAACGAAGTTGTTCCGGCTATTCCCGCTCAACCCAGCTTTCAG GTTCATGTGGATGATGACATTCCATTGCCGTCTAGTCAGCGCAAAGCGACCGACGGTTTCAGTGGAGCGCTAAAGGACAAGTCGGCCGCGCCAACCAAATTGAACCCTCAGACGCTGTTTGAGCGTGAAAACCCCAAAGTCAAATTGATGTGCGATCTCAATAAGATCACGGTAGGCCACCGGGAATTCAGTTTTGAAGAGATTCGACGTCAGTGCTACGAGCGCTCCGGCCGTTATCCCACTGTAGCTGCAGCCCAAACGGAAACGCCAGTCACCCCAATCTCTTCCGCCGCGCTCCTGAACGTCCGGTCCAAAGAAAAGAGCTTGAAGAATCGAACACCATCCGATGTTTCTGCCATCACCCCAAAAGCTAAAACTCCCAAAATTGTtgcaccaccaccgccgctcAAACCCAACGAAAAATGGCATTGCGACATTGAGGCGTTGTACCCGGGGGGTCGGGAGTTGAGCTTTGAACAGTTGCGCGCTCAATATTACGCAGCCAGAGCAGTCCCTTCTAAACCGACTGTTACTCAATCGCCCGTACCAGAAGCCCCTCCAGTTGAAGTGCAAATCTCCGCATTGGCTTTGTCGGAGCAGAATCCTGCATTGCCATCTGATCCTATTCCTATTCTACCTTGTGAACCGAAGAAAGATGCACCTACTACACGCGAAATTTCGGTTCAAACTGATTTGTTTGGATTGGATTTTGATATCCAGTTGGTACCCCGTCGAAGAGTGGCTAGTCCACCCTGCAAGGTACCCTCACCTCGTCCAGTGGAACAAAACAGCCCAACTGGTGGGAGCGGATCCTCTCCAACTGTCAACACTAAACAAGCTCTTTCAAGTGTCAAGAGTTGGTTCAACGCCAGCGTTCTCCTGCCAGAACCGAAAACTGAGCCCAAACCGGCCAGAAAGtccctattttctattttcaaagaTCCTTCGATGGTTGACGTCCCCGACGAAAGTGCTCCCGTCTCCAAATCTTCATTGCCGAAACCATTTGCCGTGTTCACCGAACCGGAGGAAGCGGCCATTCAACCCAAACGCTTCACCATTATGGATGAGAACGCTCCATTCGACCAAGAGAACGTCGTTTCTCACGCCCCGTCAGTGCCAAAGGTTCGCAAACCGCTGTCTGCCATTGTTTCCATCATGCCAACCTGTCAAGAGAATCCGATTCCGGAAGAGGACAATTTCAAAGAGAATGTCCCGCCTGCCTCTCACGTCCAGGAGCCTGTCGTCAAGAGACAACTGAGTGGCATCTTGGTCCCTTCTATCGACATCCCATGTGATCCTGCCGGTCTGGTGGAAGAAGACATGAACacggaagaggaggaggagccagGAGCCGTAGTCCAACCTCCTCATCCCTCGTCTGGTGTCAGTCGAGCTCTTTTTGCCGGAGACGAGGATGAACAGACACGCCATTATTGCGTCCAGTTAAATGACGATGTCGATTTCACCGTTCCTTCCGCCATGGCTTTTGCCAATAACCTTCGCATCCAGAGCACTCCGCTTCTGACTTCTCGACAGCAGCAACCTCTGGCAGCCGTAGAAGAAGCCACTTTTAATTTGCCTCGAGGTCGAGCACTTCAGGCCAGCGCGGAATCTACTGGCATCGCAGTTTCAGTCGCTGCTCCGGCCGCTTCGTCTAGGACTTTGAGGGGATTGAGTCCCATCGATGAAAGATCTCGAGAATATTATTCCTCCTCCGGCAGCAGTGCTGGAACCACTGGATTGGCTCATCAAAGTCGCTTGAGTGTCGGCCGCAGCCTTCACTGTACCGATGTTGCCCGCATCTATCCGCCGCATTTCGATCCTTTTGATATGGATCACCGCAACACTCAACTCACTCAACTGGCCATCCCACTTCACGAACGCAACGGGTTCTACCCCGTCAGCGGTCGGTTGCCGTGGTTGCGGAGCAATTCGAGCGTCCAGCTTGGCGGGAATCAGTACGTCATCAAGCAGCAAATAGGCCAAGGTGCTTATGCCAAAATCTACGAAGCCAACGAGGAAGGCCAGCGTCTTGTCCTCAAAGTCCAAGATTCCGACGGCATTTGGGAGTATTACATCACATCTGAATTACAGCGTCGATTGGCCGACTCACCAACC TCCGGCTCGGTGATGACGGTTAATTGCGGATATTTTTACGACAGCGGTAGTATTCTGGTCAACCAATACCTTCCCCATGGAACCTTGTTGGATCTCATTAATAGCTACAAATTAAAg aaCACAAGTATGCCGGAATCGCTCGTGTATCACTTTAGTTTGCAGTTGCTCTCTATTGTGAGTGATATGCACGAGTGTGGCATTCTGCATGCCGACATCAAGCCGGATAATATTTTACTGCAGAGTCCTTTGACGTCCATCCTTCACTCATCCGAGAATTGGACTGCCGAGGAAGTTTTAGCTCAAGATAAACGCACCCTGAAGCTCATCGATTTCGGTCGTAGCATCGATCTGGCTCTGTATTCCGACAGGACCGCTTTCATGCACGTCTTTCAAGATGACAAATGCCCAGAAATGAGGGACGGCAAGCCGTGGAGTTACCAG ttgGACTATTATGGATTGGCCACCTCTATTTACACGATGCTGATGGGAGTCCACTGCAAAATAATTTACTCAGAAGCTCAGTGGAAAGTGCCCACCTTGAAACg TGGACATAATAGCGTTTGGCGCGATTTAACCACAACTTTGCTCAATGCCTCAGCGGGCTCAACCCTGGACTTGGAACAGTTCCGACACGCTCTGGCCACTCAATTGGTGTCTTCCATCAAGCCTCGCGAATTCAACGACAAGATGCGTGAACTCGAGCGCTATCTCGTccataaataa
- the LOC124194898 gene encoding ubiquitin conjugation factor E4 A-like, protein MTDNNPFLALFSKEVGNPNVTSVSDAPRQDCHNIPKQENGRFNEFAENVFRLTLKPQQMKNSTLFYMKDLSKALNQECFDQTALDQAVLEYAVGLQHSLVNYLFQCYERSLTHGDEPEIHDVRKTIFVNLDLAFSQPELFPEQNLHEDFLQLLAFSSEDTSTFLDSFVQHLLAPENPAGVTEVFLPLFASLKTKLTNMHLLMGNQSELDAMMVLSKQPTLAKDMVSISILNENIIGKVGKQCEQTLLGSLFLCSCIPRVPGTPSDFFDRPSRSPPGVHATTEGNIWSASERIMDKVYKIFYNLFKSSPEVQNLTRKWLGQVLELNKARGQMWAQHDMTAQVHCVSDGFMTNLGAVLLQLCRPFCSTDDPKSCDRLSKIDATFCTAKETKDNGVHIADLHKETCLITQENRPAAKSLPYSFSTELFYMTHRALELGAKAVHSQMLQMSQNFNRLQRAYQDAEQSGQTPVAQQIQERMDVMMSSYLCFKAVLLVPEWLKMQFEFIMATSKWLCGTALGVHPSNVTSCDVNKEHSSELLTCIPEFCLSNVMDFVVFVNRFSPGTLDRGQLDDLLTLIVVFMGSPNRLKNPHMRAGMAEMLDGLMPPDRGHAAPPSSRTALFVKHPRANDVVGTLLHVFASIEMTGQGVAFEQKFNYRRPMYAAMKFLWSLKLHQRQFKVLAAEAEANMEAAQPPLFLQFVNLLINDAIYLLDEGLSYMAQLKEQQQQREDGSWPNVPAGPQRHQREATYQHITMLARFHNLMGRETIRILEMMTTEIKGVFVHSTMVDRVASMLNYFLLHLVGPKKRDFKVKDVGDYEFDPAELVSCICQIYCHLSSVDVFCTAVSQDGRSYSPQLFGLAEDVLSRIGRGALIGDLQLVAKKVSELASAKASDEDLISSAPDEFLDPIMSSIMMNPVILPSSRVTVDRSTIARHLLSDQSDPFNRSPLTMEDILPDDELREKIHKWIAEMKKKAVTPVDPA, encoded by the exons ATGACGGATAACAATCCCTTCCTCGCATTATTCAGCAAAGAAGTTGGAAACCCTAACGTAACGTCGGTTTCAGATGCACCAAGACAAGATTGTCACAATATTCCTAAGCAAGAGAATGGCAGGTTCAATGAATTTGCTGAAAATGTGTTTAGGCTCACACTCAAACCTcagcaaatgaaaaattccacATTATTCTATATGAAGGACTTGTCCAAAGCCTTAAATCAAGAATGTTTCGATCAGACAGCACTGGACCAAGCTGTTCTCGAGTATGCCGTTGGACTGCAGCATTCGTTGGTTAATTATCTATTCCAGTGTTATGAGCGCTCTCTTACCCATGGTGATGAGCCAGAGATTCATGATGTAAGAAAAACCATCTTTGTCAACCTGGACTTGGCATTCTCTCAACCAGAATTGTTTCCTGAGCAAAATCTGCATGAAGATTTTCTTCAACTGCTCGCCTTCTCCTCTGAAGACACCTCTACATTTCTAGACAGTTTTGTACAACACCTTCTAGCACCCGAAAATCCTGCCGGTGTTACAGAGgtgtttttacctttatttgcCAGCTTAAAAACCAAGCTGACCAACATGCACCTGCTAATGGGAAATCAAAGTGAATTGGACGCCATGATGGTCTTGAGCAAACAACCGACGCTGGCGAAAGACATGgtttctatttcaattttgaatgaaaatatcATAGGCAAAGTTGGGAAGCAATGCGAGCAAACTCTACTGGGTTCCCTCTTCTTGTGCTCCTGCATTCCACGCGTCCCAGGAACGCCTTCAGACTTTTTCGACCGACCTTCAAGATCACCGCCCGGTGTTCACGCCACCACCGAAGGAAACATTTGGTCTGCCTCAGAGCGCATTATGGACAAAGTTTATAAAATATTCTATAACTTGTTTAAATCTTCACCGGAAGTTCAAAATCTCACCCGAAAATGGCTGG GGCAAGTATTGGAGTTAAACAAGGCTCGTGGGCAAATGTGGGCCCAGCATGATATGACAGCACAGGTCCACTGCGTTTCCGACGGATTCATGACCAATTTAGGTGCTGTGCTCCTTCAGCTCTGCCGGCCATTCTGTTCTACCGACGACCCGAAATCTTGCGATCGTCTCAGTAAAATTGACGCGACATTTTGTACCGCCAAAGAGACCAAAGACAATGGCGTGCACATTGCTGATCTGCACAAGGAAACGTGCCTCATTACGCAGGAGAACCGACCTGCAGCCAAAAGCCTTCCTTATTCATTTTCCACTGAGCTGTTTTACATGACCCACCGGGCCCTGGAGTTGGGCGCTAAAGCTGTTCACAGTCAAATGCTGCAGATGAGCCAGAATTTCAATCGCCTTCAAAGAGCTTACCAAGACGCCGAACAAAGTGGCCAAACTCCCGTAGCCCAGCAAATCCAAGAACGAATGGATGTCATGATGTCCAGCTACCTTTGTTTTAAG GCGGTTTTGTTAGTACCTGAATGGTTGAAAATGCAGTTCGAATTTATCATGGCCACATCCAAGTGGCTGTGTGGTACAGCGTTGGGTGTCCATCCGTCAAACGTGACGTCTTGTGACGTAAACAAGGAGCACTCGTCGGAATTGTTGACTTGCATTCCAGAATTTTGTTTGTCCAACGTCATGGACTTTGTTGTCTTTGTCAACCGCTTCTCTCCCGGCACGCTGGATCGAGGCCAACTGGACGATTTGCTGACTTTGATTGTAGTTTTCATGGGATCGCCAAACAGGCTTAAAAATCCGCACATGAGAGCCGGAATGGCTGAAATGTTGGACGGTTTGATGCCGCCGGATCGAGGCCATGCAGCTCCGCCCAGTTCGAGGACGGCTCTCTTCGTGAAACATCCCCGTGCCAACGATGTTGTCGGCACTCTTCTTCACGTTTTCGCTAGTATTGAAATGACTGGCCAAGGAGTGGCTTTCGAGCAGAAATTCAACTATAGGAGGCCCATGTACGCGGCCATGAAATTCCTCTGGAGTTTGAAACTTCATCAACGACAGTTCAA GGTGCTGGCAGCGGAAGCGGAAGCCAACATGGAAGCCGCCCAACCGCCCTTGTTCCTTCAGTTTGTCAATCTCCTCATCAACGACGCCATTTATTTGCTGGACGAAGGACTGTCGTACATGGCCCAGCTGAaagagcagcaacaacagaggGAAGACGGTTCGTGGCCAAATGTTCCAGCAGGTCCCCAGCGCCATCAAAGGGAGGCCACCTATCAGCACATAACGATGCTGGCCAGGTTCCACAATTTGATGGGTCGCGAAACGATCCGCATTCTTGAAATGATGACGACAGAAATCAAGGGAGTCTTTGTCCATTCAACAATGGTCGACAGGGTAGCCTCAATGCTCAACTACTTTCTCTTGCACTTGGTGGGGCCTAAAAAACGGGACTTTAAG gTCAAAGACGTTGGTGATTACGAGTTCGATCCTGCCGAATTAGTTTCATGCATTTGTCAGATTTATTGCCATTTGAGCTCGGTCGATGTGTTTTGCACGGCCGTTTCACAAGACGGACGCTCGTATAGTCCTCAGCTGTTTGGATTGGCTGAGGATGTGCTCAGCAGGATCGGTCGAGGGGCCCTGATTGGTGACTTGCAGCTGGTGGCTAAAAAAGTGTCTGAACTTGCGAGCGCCAAAGCCTCGGACGAAGATTTGATCAGTTCCGCACCGGACGAGTTCCTCGATCCCATCATGTCGTCCATTATGATGAATCCAGTCATTCTCCCTTCGTCACGAGTTACCGTCGATCGATCCACCATCGCTAGACATTTACTGAGCGATCAAAGCGATCCTTTCAACCGATCCCCTCTGACTATGGAAGACATACTACCCGATGATGAGCTGAGAGAAAAGATCCACAAGTGGATAgcagaaatgaagaaaaaggccGTTACTCCTGTTGATCCTGCTTGA